The DNA region AAGAGTAACGTCTACTGGCTTTCTCAGTAGTCCCTAGTTCCTTTGGTGAAGAAGAGCCTTGTAGCCTCAGCTTTGCTTTAGCAGATTTAGTCGCTTGCATATAGCTCGGTATTCCCGGGCTACTAGTCTGATTTGCATAACTACTCTCTTGACACTCGGCGGTTTGAGCAGCTGTAACCAGATGACCCTTTTTCCCGGATTTCTGATTCTCCTTCCGTGCTGAATTCTCCTTATAGTTTTGTTTGGgagttctctcttctttcacataCTCCTTTTCCTCAGCCATCATTATATTTTCTTCGCTCTCTTCGATTTGGTTGACTAACGTGGAATCAAGTGATTCATTGGCTCTCAATGGTCCATGAGTTTGCATTAAATCCTCAGGTTGTTCCACCACTGTCTCAgacatttcatcttctttctctttatcaaaGGCATTCACAAATTCTTCTTCTAAACCCGGATTTGGCTTTTCGACTGCAATCATTGGAACCGGTTGAGGTTGGATAGAGTTCTCAACTATGGGATTATGTACTTTCCTCAAGCCACGTTTCACTTTTTCTAGATCAACTTGAGGATTTTCCATGTCTGGTAGTGGCTCTACAGATTGACTTGCTGAAACTTTGCGGAAGCTGCGTTTGGGTTTTTCAAACTCAAGTGATGTCTGTGTCACTGAGGGGTTGTCGATAGGGACTTTGCGTACACTCTTCTTTGGTCTAGCAAACTCAGCCTCGACTACCTGAGACTGAGAGTTACTGCTCAactttttttgagtttttctgaCTGAGGCTTTCTTTGGCTGAGGAACTGGTTTCCAGAAGCAAGAAGCTGACCAGTTCTCTAACCAGATTGAATTGGAAGAATCATTCTCAAGGGACAATGGCATCACGTTTGGCGATGAAGCTAGAAGCTGATAAGATAAAAAGACAGCAAAAATCATCTACCATGAAATCTTCTCATCTCCTAGTTTCAAAACATAGTAATAGCAGAAACAAGTATATACCTTCTGAGCAAAAGCATTTGCTGTTAGCTTCTTGATTCCCAGGTAAGCATGTGTATCAACACCTGAGTCCGTGAGTTTATTTTCCTGATAAGACAGAAAATTTTGTATGCAGGATTAGAGTTAAGAGCCATCAGctagaaaaaccaaaatcacagAGACGCGCAAGATTAGCATTACTAATGGCTGATGATGCAACTGGCATTTCCTATGAACTTCAACTCCAATGTCGGAATGTCTGATCTCCCTTCCTCGAGCAAGTGCTTGCAATCTGACAATTCCCATAACACAGCACAGGGTCGAAACAGCTTGCCTCCTAACCATGTGACCACGGAAAACTGCTTGTAGCCTTATTATACCTTTTAAGATCCTGAAAGCACGTCGAGCCTTCACATAGAGAGCTTAGATCAGAATACAAAAATTGTGAAATCAAGAGCCATGTCTATATCTAGACCAGAAGCTTAAAAATATTACCAAGTAGCCTCTATATGCAGCCTGCATAGTAACTGCTGCAATCTCTTGTTGAATCTTCTCTGATTCGGATGGCGAATCATCAGTAACAAAAGCAGCATCTTGAGAATCTGTTGGTTGTACCTCAGGAACTTGTATCTCGTTGGCTGAAACATCTTCATGTTCTAGATTCTGTGTCTCTACCATACCACTGGTATAAACTACTGCATTTCCAATGGGTGGAAGATCCGAAACAACATCGGATTCTTCAACCTTTGAAATAACGACAACCTCTTTTCCATTCACAGTTCTCTGTTCATGTGATAACcatataatttttgtaacaattataaacagacaacaaagagaaaggCAATCATAAAGTGACAACAGCAGACAGAACAGAATTAGCCGTGAACAATCCGGGAAAAAGACTACAATGCAGAAAGCTAAAAAACTAGTAAAAAGAGACATGTCATGTAAGTATGTAACTACTATCCAAATatgaaatccaaatgttttatCATAAATGTTTTATCATACAacatttgaaaagaaaacaagtttacCTCTTTCTCTGTAATACCACTAGATTTAGATGGTTTCTTTCCAAGTAGCACACTTTTTAACCACCTTACAGGCTTTCCCATGATGTCTAGAACCAAAAAATTTCACAGCACCTGCATTTTTCGGAgaaatcacaaaacaatttgCTTTaagcaaaataacaaaagacTATATAATAACACAACACATTATTACCAAAATATTGCAATTTGCAAATCTTTCAGTAGATTTTGGTTATATCTAAGAGGCTCTTTGCAACAGGATTAATCATACTAAGTTCAATGGATCAGGCATTCATACTAAGTTCAATGGATCAGACTGTAGAgatccaaattaaaaaatcactGTCGGCCACAAAACTAAGATAAATTAATACAATCATTCGTCCATGAGTACAGGAAAGACaagtaattttttattataatcaaCAAGATAGTAAATCACAATCATTAACCAATGAAGATCAAACTAGAAAATGCAATGATtaccataaaacaaaaaaatctccaaaactcCAGAAATGAAAAATTACCGAAACCAGATCTGGAAACTCACCTTGCAAGTGAATGAACCTGATCTCAAATCCACACTACCTGATCTCAAAATAAacagtaagaaaaaagaaagtattaattttttttagggatCCTCAAATCTCATTGTAGTCGAACTACTCCGTGAAATGTCGGACTCAAATTAGAGCACGTGGTTGGATCTCATGTCTGAATCCGACACAACTAAGAGGAAGACAACATTACCGTGACTGAATCTGTTGAAGGTACTGCTACTTCAAGTCTCAAGAGATGCTTTCCAATTGCAAATCTCTTTAGTCTAGAGCATTGGTTAAGAGCGCTCTTCGGTGGTGTGTTAGTTTCAGAGTGACCACGACGAcaaagaaatttattttattatttttttttttttgacaacaaatttatttttatttataatttaaaaaaactgcAAAACGCATCTCCATATTTTAAATCTAACACCGTTCTTTTACAGCCGTTAGATCTTTACTTTttgcataaaacaaaacaaaaaactccaTTTTTCTCAAACGCAGacccaaaatacaaaaaaaaaaaaaagaagtaaaaatcaaaactttgtgGGAAAAAATTACCAGCAATTAAGTAAACAACACAAATGGGAAATGATGATTGACAGATAAGCAATTTAAGAAGGTGAGAAAGGGGTTGGGTAGTCCCCAGGTCAGCTGCGTGACTGTGAAGCATCTTCTTCGGATCATTTACGTTCTTACCCTTCTTCAACCTGCGCTAGAGTGAGAGGCGCCTTACCATACACTCATTAGCCGTTGGTTCATCATGCGGCAAGCTCTCGTGTGTGTGGAGGTTCGTAAAGCGAACGACTTTTATTATCCAGCTCTGTGAGACATTAACTTGTGCTCAGTTCCTGAACGTGGTCGAGACTGGATCACAAACAAATCCGCCACAAAATCAAAAGCCATAAATTGGGAGACTAATGGATTCACTTTTCAGCTCGGCAACCAGtgaaagaaagttttttttttaacccagtGCTATAAGATTTGCAGCATACATCAGACTGGCAATGTTTATAAGTTGGTGACAAACTCTCAAAGAGAACGAACAAAATTATACTTTTAGTTAGAGGATGAACTGAAActagaaaatacaaaaaggcAGTGGAGAACAATAAATAAGAAGAGTGAAAAAGGGTTGCATCAAACGCCATCTAAACTGAGCACTCCATGAACTGTGAAACTCTAGTTCCGAGCAGCTTcttgtttcaaactttcaacCACATTAGCCATAAAACAGCACACTTTTGATTCTGAAGCTAAACCATTTGCTACTCTTGCAATAGACTTTAGCTCTTCATGCAAATCCGAGTGTAGAACCAGAGTGGAGAAGTTCTCATCGATAATAAGCCCCAAACATTTGGTTATGTCTTCGAGTTCAGGAACCCAGTTGCATAGTTTCAAACCGAGCTTGGAGTCGGCTTTAGGGCATGGACCAGCTTGAGGGAACATCTCATACTTCTTCATCCATTTAGAGAGGTATCGAATAAAGCTCCTCATCTCATTGCCATTCAACTTACTGACTGCAGATGCAAACATGACTTCATCAACATTCCGAGAAGCTAACAAGTAATGCAGGCAAAGCTCAGAGGTTGAAAACCCGTCGTGAGCAACCATCAGCAAGATCGAAGCTTCTTCAGCAACTTTAGACTTCTTTGACAGCTCTGTGTTGCTCACCTTTTCAATCGCCAACATAGCCTCACTGTCCCATTCTTCTCTTACCTTATCCATGTTGCTAATTGCTTCCTTTGATGGGCATAAAAAATACTTCAAGATCGATAGAAGCTCAGTTGCCCCAAGATCTGAAGCTTGTTTGATCACAACACAAAGCAAATCTGACCTTTGCTTCTCAACAAGATTGCTAACTAAATAAGAGTATGAAGAATGATCAACCAAGGAGTTTGAAATCAAGATTTCCACTAGCTCCCACATCTCTAAACGAATacaatctttcaaaattaaaccagaTACATCTCTACCCATCAGAAACCCATTCTTCTCCACCAGTTCCTGTATCTCAAGACCAGCTTGATCACCCAAGACTAACCCAGCTGCATTTGTACCCATCAAAAGCTCAGTAGTCTTTTTCAACTCCTTCAACTCATCAGGCTTAGCCTCTAAAATCCCAACTTTCTCACCAATATTCTCAAGAAACTGCTTCAACATTCTCACAAACTCATCTTTGACAAACCCATTCGTATCCTTAAGCTTCCTTTTCAGCTTAGACGAAAACTTCTTACCCAAATCAATGACTTCAACATCGCTTCCGGAGATTCCCCACCCGGATATTGGATTGATAAGGGTAccaggattagggttttctagCTTCGGTTTCAGATTTGCGAAGATACCATCGTGGCTAAGAGGGATTGGATAATCTGACTGCGACTCGACTCGGTCCTGTTTCGCTACGGTGTTGGAGATAGCTTCAAGCAACGTCATTGCGAACTcaacaaaaagaatcaaactttaTCTCAAAATCTGTAAGAATGAAGAGAACCCATTAACGCAAAACCATAAATCCATTCGTATATGACGCAACAAAGGCTCGAAAAGagtaaacaaatctaataaagCAAAATCAGCAGAGTTCTATGGAGATTACTCCTAAACAACAATCGTTTAAGCTGGCTAGAGCTATCAAAATTTTACCTTGAGGATGCAATTATAAGGATAAGTGTTCGCTCACTCGAATCGCCCACTCTCGTTCTGTGAGGTTGAAGAGGAGAGACAGGTGCAGAGGAAAAGCCCCAAAGAAGGCGATGgcaaattagggtttagggtttctgtaactttctgcatttttattttattccaaATATACCCCTGTCTTCCCTTACTTATTACATTTAGCCCCGATGTCTTCGAAGTCGCcgaattttatgttttttcctAATTGTAGAAAATGCTAATGATAATTTTTAGAGGAACTTCAAAACGAAAACGAAATAGTTAAAAGTGTTAAAGACATGAATTAGCTTTCAAAAACTGGGTCAACAAGTTGACTAATTATTGTAAAATGTCAATGGTATATACATAACTCTACGCAACCAAGGAAAAGTCCTTAGATCGTGATCCATTTAAAAATATCTACTTATTATTATCAATCACATGTCCACGAAAATATTCctcatgtttatttttatttttttcttgccaATAACATGTATCTTACTAAATTTAAATGTGAATGATGGTgctatatataacaataacataaatatcATACCATAAGCTATATAGACCGTAGTCGTATATGCGTTTAGAATCTCACATGCAAAAATgaaacataaactatataaacacacaaaaagaaatacAATACAAATTTTATGAACCTAATTATCAACTCAATGGTCAATTTGGTTTTTCAGTTGGAGCTTGGAAGTcatacaatttatatatttatatataaatgcatTACAATAATaccttgattatatatattatgtataatgAATGTATAGTATAATACTATTGAGATGCCAAGCCTACCAAAACCAACCATTTGGCAAAATTTTAAGACTTcattaaacaaagaaacaaacggcgtaatttaaaacaaatcatGCAATTTGTAATTGATTAAACCTTCAGTTTGTTTGTAACAAAGTCATATGTGATTTAAAATTTGCAACATGATTATTTAGATATAACCAATTTTTTGGATCTAGATTTAcagttttataagtttttaacttaaatttttattagtGGGAAGCAGTTCAAAACTTCCCTTGGATAAGgagtttttaatctttttaaaataatcctGAGGGTTAACATCGTtaggaaagagaagagacacCATATCCCAAATCAcctacatcaaaaataaaaaactatttacgctgcaaatggttgcttaaaattgaaagaggtgaaaattttaagttgaataaaattggactgaataatattcaacttattcatctccaaaatagtggttgaacaagttgaacatttttgctgtaggattagtttattttttcaactttttaggtTGAATGGATTGAATAAGTATTTCCAACTTCTTCGTCCTCTTCTATTCAAATGGTGaaatttggttgaataatttttttcaactccttcaaccttttcaattgagcaaccatttgcacccttAGTTTGCgaataaaaataatgttaatcTCGATTTAATTTAATAAGTTGAGATAATTACCATGACAGTAGTCTATGTGGCTTGAGATAAAAAGTAGGTCAGCGGAAGGATTTTTGTCCATAGCATATTGCATGATAGCCTTAGTTAGGGCAATGTCTTCTTTAAACGGACAAAACTTTGTTTGCATACCATAAACACTAGACACTTATTGAAACATAAAACCGCATTTGTACACGAGTGGCAAATTAAACACATCAACTCTAAGATGAAACTATATGTTTGAATCGTTTGTTTGTGTGCTTCCCAAAAAGATTATTAGGTTTATTaacttacaaaatattatattagatGCTATTTTGAATAATCGAACTATTTTAATCCTTTTAAATGACGAAGAAATCTATTTTGATATTATCTTATTTGTCGATAGTAAAAAATTGATAACTACTTTAATCCTTTTAAATGACGAAGAAATCTACTTTGATATCATCTTATTTGTTGATAGTAAAAATTCGATAACTATTAGATTTTTCAGATGACGAAGAaatctttgttaaaatttaataactattccctccgttttaaaatataggatgttttaaataaaacacgcagattaagaagtctttacttttaacaaattcaatccatcagaaacaatactgcataatataaaatactaaactaatttaaaagttgcataaaaacttgaaaacatcctatattatgaaataaaaaacttctctaaaacatcttatattttgaaacggaggaaatATTAATTACAATGCTTAGAAACCTTTCGATCGTCTTTATTACATTTTTGGGTTCATCCTCTTTCTTATTAACcacaatctttttttatatatataaagggttTCTTATGCCACACTTTGTCCTGCTTGACATTTTGTCTTGTCGCTTACCACCGCAGAAGTCTTATAGATAGTAAGATAGGTTAGcgattaaataaaagaaaagatagagATGAACTTGTAACGATGTGATCAAGAAATTTCAACGTTGTTCTTTAGCATCAACGTTGGCCGGTGGGTCCACGATTTCGGCTCCAAACCTTAACTGTGTTTGCTGTTAAGACATTGCTGTTTACAAATATAAAGAGTTGAAGTTGAATATTTCTCGTCCAATTAGTCGACACTGTCGATCCACGAACAacattattctttattttacCTAATTAATCGGATGCAGaactttttttcgttttttttatgtGCGTGTGTTGCtatttgttaaaaagaaaactaactaatatattattatattcgGAATCATATTTAGTCATACGTATTCTTATTACTTTAACTTATTTGTTTGTTCAATTGGATTGGCTGTTGACCTTTCAAGATTTCAGAGTTGCGTGCTTGTTTTTCCGTGGTTTGAAACATTTGCTGCAAACAAATGTgtaaatagaatatatatagggTTAGAATAATTGTAATATAGTCTAGtccatattttgtattttaccttttttagtcTCCAAACTCTTTAAACTGTAGTTTGATTTAAAGTTTGGAATTTTAATTTTCCGCTAAATAAAAATAGGAGACTATGCTCAGTCTGAATTTTAGATTATCatatatacactatatgtttatcatattatataacGCTATATGTTTATCATAAAAAATTTGGTAATTATTTTAGCAATCATGTTCTCTgaacaacatataaataaagGAGACTTGCATGTTTTTGTGATATATTTAATGGGCATAGTCAAaggatatatacatatagtttGCATATATAGAAATCAACTGttccagagaaaaaaaaaagacataagagcttataaaaaatatatcaaagcaGAATAATGGAGAAGAAAGATTTCTTGAAGAGTACTGGTCATGGAGGAGAAGAGAACCAGGAGGTGATGAGAAAGCTTGATTCGTCTCACGATGATTCTCATGAAGAGCACGAGCAAATTATAAGATCCAAGGTATAGTTTCctgtttgtatttttaaataattagacGTCATTTATACATATGCATCAATCAATCCTTGGAATcatatacatgcatatatattccATAATTTTCTCACGTTCTTGGTTAATCATTTGACCAAGAACATCTAGATCTTCGAATCAGCGTATATTAATTTGAATTCTAAGATTGGACTACGCTAGATCTTCAAATCTATTGTTAGATCCGTTCTGCTATTTTTTATGAAAAGCATTACTTGTTGAACCTGATGCAGAGAtgcatcttaattttttttttatatagttgacGTGAGAGTTGCATACAGTTTTCCAAATTAATTAGATCATGTTTATTTccttaatatatatgtatcatataaattatataccaGAGAATAATTTGCTTATCCATATCAATTATCAACAAcacaataattatgaaaaagaaagaaaagccaTGATAAGGTTTTAAGGCATACATACCATATTAATGAGAGACTTAGCCAATCAAcataatgtttatatatgttacaaattttgAGTAATCATGCACATATTATAAACGTATGATATGATGAGAT from Camelina sativa cultivar DH55 chromosome 3, Cs, whole genome shotgun sequence includes:
- the LOC104776001 gene encoding protein IQ-DOMAIN 31-like — protein: MGKPVRWLKSVLLGKKPSKSSGITEKERTVNGKEVVVISKVEESDVVSDLPPIGNAVVYTSGMVETQNLEHEDVSANEIQVPEVQPTDSQDAAFVTDDSPSESEKIQQEIAAVTMQAAYRGYLARRAFRILKGIIRLQAVFRGHMVRRQAVSTLCCVMGIVRLQALARGREIRHSDIGVEVHRKCQLHHQPLENKLTDSGVDTHAYLGIKKLTANAFAQKLLASSPNVMPLSLENDSSNSIWLENWSASCFWKPVPQPKKASVRKTQKKLSSNSQSQVVEAEFARPKKSVRKVPIDNPSVTQTSLEFEKPKRSFRKVSASQSVEPLPDMENPQVDLEKVKRGLRKVHNPIVENSIQPQPVPMIAVEKPNPGLEEEFVNAFDKEKEDEMSETVVEQPEDLMQTHGPLRANESLDSTLVNQIEESEENIMMAEEKEYVKEERTPKQNYKENSARKENQKSGKKGHLVTAAQTAECQESSYANQTSSPGIPSYMQATKSAKAKLRLQGSSSPKELGTTEKASRRYSLPSSGNSARVTSHSPKTRVSNSGGKTGNKTEKPLLTSREGNGKKTPVEWKRW
- the LOC104776002 gene encoding uncharacterized protein LOC104776002, coding for MTLLEAISNTVAKQDRVESQSDYPIPLSHDGIFANLKPKLENPNPGTLINPISGWGISGSDVEVIDLGKKFSSKLKRKLKDTNGFVKDEFVRMLKQFLENIGEKVGILEAKPDELKELKKTTELLMGTNAAGLVLGDQAGLEIQELVEKNGFLMGRDVSGLILKDCIRLEMWELVEILISNSLVDHSSYSYLVSNLVEKQRSDLLCVVIKQASDLGATELLSILKYFLCPSKEAISNMDKVREEWDSEAMLAIEKVSNTELSKKSKVAEEASILLMVAHDGFSTSELCLHYLLASRNVDEVMFASAVSKLNGNEMRSFIRYLSKWMKKYEMFPQAGPCPKADSKLGLKLCNWVPELEDITKCLGLIIDENFSTLVLHSDLHEELKSIARVANGLASESKVCCFMANVVESLKQEAARN